Part of the Lates calcarifer isolate ASB-BC8 linkage group LG6, TLL_Latcal_v3, whole genome shotgun sequence genome, TAACTGACCTTTCAGGACCCCTTGTATAAAATAGGCTCCTAGTATGGTCAAACACATGAGCAGTAATCCAATGAGGAGTGGCAGGCTCCACCTCCATCGAGATgctggaaaaataaatagattatGAAGCACAAGAGTCTTTATAAAGCATGTTAAAGACATTTCAAGGATAGAGTTTTAAACATTGACAAGTATATGGCACAATGCATCGATTTTTAATTACTTATTTGCCAcataagaatgaaaaaaatgtagcTTGATTTGGTTGGCAAGAGTTAAACATTAAACTCACTTAATCTAGATCTGGACAATAATTAATAGTCTTACTTGTAAATGGACAGTGGGGCTCTAAATATGACTCCATCCCATGTATCTTTATCTAAGAATGAGTAAAGGAGTTAATGTtagtacagtatgtactgtaggaagcagtgatgaaaaatatttacaactacatttttaatataagaCAAGTATCACCTGAACACAAAGCAGAGGATGCAATGACACATTGAACTCTCCTGTTTTCTGAAAAGTGAATGAAGaattaaatgaatacataagAAATGacggagaggaaagagaagattcATCATTAATCATGCTGAGTACACATTAAAATTGATATTATGTGATAATTTCAGCtgaattttgttgttgttgaaattgGGAATTTTGCAAACCTGAGGGAGTTTGACCACCTAAGgccaaacaaataaaataatggcTTCAGCATTTTACCCAGAATTTAATCCCTGGCAGTGTTGAGAAGGCTTTGAAACAGTGTTTCTAAAATCCTGACAACAACCCTGGATGTTTCTTGATGCACAGAAAACAGGTGCATATAACCTGAGAGGAGGTGCTGGCGAAGAGGCTCATCTCAGGAAAAGAGAGTACCCTGCACATCCTAAGTTTATCATGACGTTTTTACCCAGTGTCCTTTGTGTGTTGAAATCCAGCCTGTGCGTACATGGTTGAGCAGACTCTGTCTGGAGCCTGTCACCTCTTCACACTGTCCCCCTGCTAGATCTTTCTTGCAGAGCCACACCTCTGCCTCCAGTCTGCAGGGGGCACTCACATTCCAGCTCAGCCCTGTGCCACCCTCCCTCATCTGAAACTTTGTCAAGGACAAGGACACATTGTGCTGCATTCTTTCTAGTGCatctgggaaaaaaagaaaaaacactgctatgttgtttttctctaaaATCATTTACCATGCAAATTTATTTTGGTCTGATGTGAACTCCCTttaccttgtttgtttttgaaaggGCAGAATTCTCTGCGAAATTCCTTTCCCTTCCACCACACCTGGAACAACGAGTTTTTATTcgttttattattttcaaaaactGTCCATAGCTGTTATTTATTGTCTATTACAATTAACATGTCATCTACCTGGAAGCACAGGCACGGTGCAACAAAGTTTGACGAGATGACCATTTCAGTCTTGTTTTGGGGCTGCAAAGGTTAAGAAAGGTTACAAGGATGTATAACAGACTCTATCAATATTGATCAGACTGATATGAATACATCGTCTGGATAATTTAGCACTGACCCATGCAAGCATCTCTCcagacatttcattaaaaatcatGAGATCTTCTTGTCTGGCATCTGTTGAGCAGCTGGTGTTTTCCAGTTGGAGCAGGACCACGTTTCTCTTGTAATCAGTCTGAGCTCTGAGTCTGGGAGCTGAGACGGGGACACATCAGTCATCACATAATTGAGCTGTACAAGTGTCACTCTACAAGCACGCACAATTGTTTTTGTTGGCACTGCCTTGCACACACTCATCCGTGTGTAGACAATACATGTTATACTAGATAAACGGTGGGTGGAAGCAGAGAACACCAAACTGTTCTCTAACATGTCACTATAATACATGTGAAAACAAAGGATCTTAACAGTGTCTCTTACCATCACACTCCATTACACATTTCTCTTGGTTCATGgagcaaactgaaagaaaggGAGGAGTAGATATTCAGTGACATTTCTCTGCAGCCACTCTTTCAGTGTAATTTTGCTTATACTGCAGCACTTAACCTCACCTTCTTCTAAAGATGggattgtgatatttttgacaatGTGTGCTGCCTTTGAATCTGCCTGGACCACAACAGGACTGCCAAACATCACTttctctgtcagcagcagctgcatttGATGGAAACATGTACATTTGTCAACTTAAACTCAGTAATGATGAACATGGTAAAAGACAAATATGTTTTGGAAACTTGTCTTTGAGCAATTCATTAGGTAAACTAGTTATGACTAGGCTGAGACTGGGGCACTGTGGGCTGGCATGGGACTTGGCAAAGATGGGCAAACATGAAGATGGGGTGAATTGGCAACATGCAACAAACTGTGAAACACCTGCTCAGGAAATGTAAATATTCcctgggagagagaaaaaagctgcATGCTGCAGTATCACACCTTGGCATAAGGACTGTCACAATGAAGTGCTTGCTGAATCCCAAAGAATTAACAATCAGTAGTAAAAGCAATCCTTGAATTAATTGCTGCAAATTTAAGGAAATAGAGTTACTCCCAACTGCTATCTGATTACAACCTCTGAAAGGCAAGAACGTGCCATGAGGCATCTAGTCTAACAGAAACTCAAGAGGGAGAAGAGATGCCGTTGTGCAGAAAGCGATTCTCCACATGGCAAACAGCCTCTCAAAATACATGTGGTTTACGTTGTTTATGATTGCTCAAATTGTTCAAACCGAGAAATAATGAGAAGCTTTTAGCGAGTACCAGATTGTGTTGTTAATGAGGAGAAAAATGCAAGGAAATGGCTGAAAAATGCCATACAAATGGCTTCCACAGCCTTGGCAACACAACCTTACTGCTACTTAAGCGTTTAATCATGGTTTGTCTTTAGGCTGCAACACAGCTTTAAACAACACTGCGTCTGCAGACTTGGCCCCAGCAGTTAACCTCAGTTATGTTGGATGCACAGCACctaagagaggagaggatgaagtccAGAGACAATCCACAAAGACAGCAGATGGTGCAGAGGCCTTTCTGGATCTCCATGAGTCAACTGTGAATCCAGAACCAAAGGACATCACTTAGATGTTACATAATTGATAAGATAAATGAACTGTATTAGTAAGTCTATCCATTAGTCAATTTGTTGGATTATAGTTGGATAAACCAGAAGACCTGACAATAAACctgacaataaataaaataaatgtacatgCATTGCATTAGGCTTAAACAGTAATTTCtcagcagtggtggaggaagtattcagtgCACTAAAAGTACTAATACGgccatttaaaaatatacatctAAAATACTGTCCCACTCCAAAGCTTCTTAATTCAActgattgtttctgtgtttacagttaTGGATGCAAATAAGAGGCACAAGCCAGAAGAGAGTATGAGAGATTGATGGGTTTGGAGCATGAGGGCTTCACCTATATATATGTACAAGCCTacagtcttcatcagaaatgttgcaaaagcttcctgtcagctgatttatgGGGTAACACGTAGGACAACCATGTCCACATTAAAAGGCTGAGAGGAAGCCTCAGCAACACCTCTGTGAAGACTGAAGGCTTGTGGTGAAACATGTCAGGTGGTTATCAGCAAGAAATAAGAACAGTGAATTAAGTAAAAAAGTTACTAATTAATATAGGTAATAATTACAGTATTAACTATAACCACAGTGGAGAGCCTTTCTGGGAATGAAACCCATGTCATCTGCAACCTCTGACCTATGAAGCAAGTGTTTTATTGGCCTTAGCTGTCTAGTTAGATTGTTCGCAGCTATTTCCTCAAGCCTGTGAGTGTTTACATTTGGTGTTGGACTTCAAATTCACTGGGCTTAGCAAGAATCAAACCTACAATCTCTGAACCACAAACAGGCATCTTATCAACCAGAGTTATTTACTCTGATGGTTATCAGCTGTTTCTTTGAGCCTTGGAGTGTTTGCCATTGATGCTGGACTTCAAAATTCATTGAGCCTAGTGAGAATCAAACCTGCAACCTCTGAATTATGAAGCAGGCGTCTTATCAGCCTGAGCCATTTAGTCCGATGGTTACATTTCATTTGTCAAAAGCTTCACCAAATAGTGATGTTTCTCTCCAAACTTCACACATGCCTTAATTTCAATAAACCTCCAATAAATCACCAAAGATCAAATATtagagaaaaaatacaacagctgaaaacagatttgtgaatCAGAActtagttttttcttctttcctgtctAATAAATCATTTCATGACCCTTCACATTTATCTGGTGACCCTGTATACAACACTGTACACAATtgctccacctccagcagctacaacagtaaccAAACCAGTACTTTTGCTTGAATACTTTTTGCTGCTAATACTTTTATGGAAGTTGGATTTTTCATTCAGGACTTTTagttgtaatggagtatttatAGATTTCTGTGAAGTGAATAcgtcttccaccactgctgagAACTTACTGTAGAAGCCTAATTCAATGCTTACATGTattatttgttgtcagaatAACGTCTGCCTTATCCAACCATAATCTAAGAGACTGACTAGTGGCTGCGCCTATTAATACATTTCACTTACCTCGCAGATCGTCTAACACCTCAATGATGTCCTCTGGCTCTGGGCTCTCGGCTCACTCATGAAGATCCAGCGAGGCTTCTGTgccatctgtgtgtttctgttgattGTCTTTGGACTTCATCATCTCCTCTTGTTGACATGATGCATATAACATATTTGCTTATTTCCACAACTGGAGACTAATAAACAACTACAGGAGGTATGTCCGTCACACCAGCCCGATATTAACTACCTTATATGTGGGCTGTTGAGAAGCTTGGAATAAACCGGAATGGTTTAGTTTAAACTGGAGAGTCCTCCAAATTTCAGTGGAGCCTGGGAAGCTAAGACCCACTTTGACCAAAGCTGTAACACAGAGAGCAACAAGATGAGTGGACTgtgtaattaaaatgatttttttaaatatatgaaaaatgagaaagactgtgactttgtgtgtaGTTTTGGATTGAGCTTATGGTCTCATACCACTTTGTTCAACGAACACAGTCTGACCACTTCCGTCCGCCTCTCCACTGCCCTCAGAAACCTCCTCTGTCTCGTCCACTTCTGTAATGCAGTCACAGTCAGTACATGCCACAGCAGAGAATATAATGTTTCAAGATGACAGCAGAAAACTAGTTGATTAGCCAAACAACAAGAATGCAGGAAATGGCTACTCAAGAAATGATTCACAGTAACAGCAGCACCAACAAAAACATTGATTGTAATGACTAAAACGCGTGATATATTTAGGAAAAATGATGGTAGGAAAAATTCAAGGTGCGTTACCTTGGCTGACAATATCAAAGACATAAGATTTATGACAAAGCTACCTCGGACTGTGATGATGATTTGCAGGCAAGGCTCACAGTCTTTTGTGGCGGAACAGCACAGCATCACCTTAAGCTGCATATGCGTAACATCCACTGCATCATTAGGATCAGGCAGCGCAGCAGAGAATGGAAAGTCTATGGAAAGAAAAGTGTTTCTGCTTTAGACAGATGGCTGGCTTATTCTACTGTGAGGTTATCATTACCATGATATGAGATGGTGATTGTGCTGTTACCTGAACTCATGTTGCAATCAGTTAAACCCTACAGAAGGAAAAGATAGCGATGAGAAGCAGGCATACCTAACAAGTACACTCACCCATCAGAAAACACGCCTCTTGAATACCACAGATGTCAACAGTGGTGAGGAAGGTATTGAGATCTTACTCAGAAGTAAAAGTAGTTATATTACATCTCAAAGTCCTGTTATTAAAAGTGCTCATTTTGCAGGGTAAGAGTTAATATTCAAAAATCAGACATTAGTGTATTTTGTGTATCAGCTTCAGCTCGTACACATGGAGGGACTATACACCCAGTGAGGGAAAACACTACAGTTAAAATAACACAATTCAACACCTCTATGAAACAGTTTTTGCTTAATGCAACTTATTAACTGACAGCAGActgtctgtgaatgtgaaacAGCATTCCTTGGAAATGGAGCAGGGGAGTAAAGTGTCATGCCAGGCCACAATAGTAAATAAGTAATGTGCATTAAACTctgatctcctcctctccctgtgttGGCCTAATCTATGCCCAAACCTGAAGCATGAAcagtacatttttcatttagGAACTGGCTAGATTTTTCACAGACaactataaataataattaaaaaggTGGTGACACATTTAACCCAAAgattatattataataataattattattttattataaaaagtACATcaactaaattaaaaacaacctACAAATTCTTATTTGGCTACATTAAAGGGTACATGTCATGAGATATTACACCCGTAAAAGTAGAGATCACTTTTTTACAGCTTAGTTCCTTTAGGGGCTATTCATCCTTAAGAAACCTGAGTGTTATAATGATTATTACCTCGCCACAGGTGAGTTCAGGTGCGTCTTGGTCGCTCATGTCCAACGCTCGTGCCGACACAAACAGCCAGAAGCGCAgaagaaacagggagaaaacatGTGGCCCCCGAATTAGCGCGGGAGCCATGTCTTGGAGAGCGGCTGTGCGCCTGACGCAGGTTTCTCTCCGGCGCACGTCTTTTGTCCCGCGGCTAAACTCCCCTCATCCGAAACGCAAAAACTGAACGCCGTAACCCTTGAATCCAAACAGCAGCGCAGCATGACAGCGCTACTTCCTTCGAGAAAACTCGTGACCGTGGCTTGACCCACACTCACCGACTGTTGTTGTCGACGCTCTTGGGATTTTGAGCTACGCGTCCTCGCCAATGATTGACAGCTGGGCGTGTCGCGGTTGCTACCTGTTCAGGTGAGATGGGAGAACGTTGTCACACGCACAACAAGTTTCTGCTTGGATGGTGAATGATTCAGTGGAATTCGGATcattgaaaaaatatgtttccatTTGTGACATTAAACAAGTTAAGTACGCAGACTGTtgtaagacaagaaaaaagcaaactgctgctcactgataAGATCAAATATTTTTTGGGTAATCTCACAGAAAATGATGGTAACACTGATAAGGGCGGGGCCTCATGTCAATCCACGGTCAAATTAATGCGTCGACTTATTTTAGGggcattgttgtttttttgtttgtttaacacaTTCAGCTGAAACTCTCACAGTAGTAACCTGATAAGAGGGAATGTGTTCATTAGGTTGCTCACATGGCTGTCACTCTACATTATATTAGCTGTTGCAGACAATTGAACCTGTGCCCGTTTAGGTACAGGGTTGTCCCATTAACTCTTTGCATCCACTTGTTACACATATAGCGGCTGTTGTTTGAATACCCTCAGTCGAAGTGTATAAGTTTAATCATTAACTTCTTTCCCAGGTCAATTAAATCTACTGTTGTAGATTAGAGTTTGTATTCATGCTTATCAGGAACACCTGTGTTAACTGTGGTCTTTTATTatcagaacaaaacaaattcatGGTGGTTCTTAAATTTATTTGGCAAGCATGTGCATAAGGAACCTTCAATTCTATGGCTC contains:
- the wu:fl23c11 gene encoding uncharacterized protein wu:fl23c11 isoform X2; the protein is MAPALIRGPHVFSLFLLRFWLFVSARALDMSDQDAPELTCGEGLTDCNMSSDFPFSAALPDPNDAVDVTHMQLKVMLCCSATKDCEPCLQIIITVREVDETEEVSEGSGEADGSGQTVFVEQSALVKVGLSFPGSTEIWRTLQFKLNHSGLFQASQQPTYKLLLTEKVMFGSPVVVQADSKAAHIVKNITIPSLEEVCSMNQEKCVMECDAPRLRAQTDYKRNVVLLQLENTSCSTDARQEDLMIFNEMSGEMLAWPQNKTEMVISSNFVAPCLCFQVWWKGKEFRREFCPFKNKQDALERMQHNVSLSLTKFQMREGGTGLSWNVSAPCRLEAEVWLCKKDLAGGQCEEVTGSRQSLLNHKTGEFNVSLHPLLCVQIKIHGMESYLEPHCPFTTSRWRWSLPLLIGLLLMCLTILGAYFIQGVLKGYVWRWLKEDDVKGAVGGGHVVLLYPPGKDQALPGLMCHLGSSLQALGFSVSLDLWSQAELSVLGPVPWLHSRLDRLKRQGGKVVLVLTQATWIRAEEWGARSWEKNTPRERNRDMEEEEAGRSYPASSPCVDVFSASLSCILADYLQGRAGERFMLVQFESLPPEPPGGFRPLPELFRGLHVYSLPSQSLGFLTELAGARQMATASARRKRAGGLRVASRVLARGLSGFTAGTTVFRLAGVSQSCVGAGVEDSGETVPLQPCLITPPSSPDTNPKVNEMEWV
- the wu:fl23c11 gene encoding uncharacterized protein wu:fl23c11 isoform X1, translated to MAPALIRGPHVFSLFLLRFWLFVSARALDMSDQDAPELTCGEGLTDCNMSSDFPFSAALPDPNDAVDVTHMQLKVMLCCSATKDCEPCLQIIITVREVDETEEVSEGSGEADGSGQTVFVEQSALVKVGLSFPGSTEIWRTLQFKLNHSGLFQASQQPTYKLLLTEKVMFGSPVVVQADSKAAHIVKNITIPSLEEVCSMNQEKCVMECDAPRLRAQTDYKRNVVLLQLENTSCSTDARQEDLMIFNEMSGEMLAWPQNKTEMVISSNFVAPCLCFQVWWKGKEFRREFCPFKNKQDALERMQHNVSLSLTKFQMREGGTGLSWNVSAPCRLEAEVWLCKKDLAGGQCEEVTGSRQSLLNHVRTGWISTHKGHWKTGEFNVSLHPLLCVQIKIHGMESYLEPHCPFTTSRWRWSLPLLIGLLLMCLTILGAYFIQGVLKGYVWRWLKEDDVKGAVGGGHVVLLYPPGKDQALPGLMCHLGSSLQALGFSVSLDLWSQAELSVLGPVPWLHSRLDRLKRQGGKVVLVLTQATWIRAEEWGARSWEKNTPRERNRDMEEEEAGRSYPASSPCVDVFSASLSCILADYLQGRAGERFMLVQFESLPPEPPGGFRPLPELFRGLHVYSLPSQSLGFLTELAGARQMATASARRKRAGGLRVASRVLARGLSGFTAGTTVFRLAGVSQSCVGAGVEDSGETVPLQPCLITPPSSPDTNPKVNEMEWV